DNA from Gemmatimonadota bacterium:
GGCCGCCCATCCGCCCGTACTGTGGACGATGGTGGAGCCTGCGAAGTCCTTGAATCCCAGCTGGCTGAGCCATCCCTCGCCCCAGGTCCATGCGCCGACGACAGGGTAGATGACCCCGGTGAGGACGAGGACGAAGATAAAGAACGACCAGATCTTGACTCTTTCCGCCAGCGCGCCCGAGACGATGGACGCGGCCGTGGCAACGAAAACCATCTGGAAGAACCAGTCCGACATGGTGGAATAGCCCAGCGCGATCACTTCGGCGGCGGCGCTCTCCGTTCCGTTGACCAGGGCGATCTCGTCCGTCGTCGGACCGTAGCCGATCGAGAAGGATCCGATGTAGCTCCCCACGTCGACGTACATGAGATTGTAGCCGATGAAGTAGTAGGCGATCCCGGCGATGGAGTAGAGGCCGATGTTCTTCAGGCAGATCATGGAGGCGTTCTTGGTCCGCACGGAACCCGATTCCAGCATGGTGAATCCGGCGCACATCCACATCACCAGGGCGCCCCAGAGCATGAACGATATGGTGTTGAACACGAACTGGTCCGGCGCCTCGACGGCAGTGCTTTCGTGCTCGGCCAGGGCGTACGCGGTCCCGGCGCCGCAAACCACGGCGGTCAGCACGGCCAGCAGTTTCAGCGCCGGCATACCGCGAGGCCTGCGTGTAACGAGGAATTCGTAGAATGCACTCATGGTGTGATCTCCCGGCTGACACCGATGATGGCGGGTGAAAAGGTGATGAACAGCGATGTGGATTGGTCTCGTAGAATGTCGAGATATTCTACAAGGATCAAACTGTTTCGTCAAGATAGATAAAACGCAATCATCTGAGACCGTAGTACGCTTCCATGCCGGCCAGGAACTCGGTCTGCCCCCCGTAACTGGGATGGCGCACCTTCACGACCTTTGCCGGTCCCGCGAGCCTTCGCGCCGCCTTTTCCGCGTCGTTACCGACGGCGATGATAGCGGCCGGTTCCAGCATGTGGATCAGTTGCTCGAGCAGGTGTTGACCGGAACGGCGTTCCACGGCGACATGGGATCGATTGCTGAAGGGATGGTCCGGCTGGTGGGGATGGAAGGGGAAGACGTTCCAGAGGAAGACCGTCGCCCCGATGCGGGACAATACGTTCCACACGACACTGGCCGAGCGTTCCCTGACCACGGCGTCCCCCGTCGGACGCCGCAACGTCAATCCCCACCTGAGGGCGTGTTCGTCCAGATGCGCGTCGTCGGTGAACGCCAGGCCGGTTCGCCGGCCGCCCCGGTAACTGTAGTCCCGACCGATCCACAGGGCGTCCACGCGCCGTCCGGCCGCGGCTTCAAGCACAGACAGAAGGTTCACGGACCGCCGTTCGGGGGCGTCTTCCCGATCGTGAACCGGGCAGCGATCCGTATACGGGTTGAATACATGATCGAACTCGAGTTGCTGGAGGTCTTCGACGAACGATGAAGGGGTCATGGTGACGAAAGGATGGTTCTACTATTCCATTACAAAGAACAACGAAGTCCGTTATTCCATTTTAGGCCGTAATTTAGAGTAACAGCCAGTGATACGCAGGTCAAATCATCTGCACCGAGTCCAATAAGGCTCCTCGCGTTCATTACGGGTGATGCACGCACCCGTTGAAACGGGGAGCCTTTCTCATTCGCCCCGTTTTTCCAATCCCTGTTGTACCACCCCTCCACTGACTCATATCCCGGCACGAAATTTCGCGTAGCGCCCGATTTCATCGGCTTCAAGCGAGTAATCAGCCAGCCACTTGCTAATGC
Protein-coding regions in this window:
- a CDS encoding uracil-DNA glycosylase, with the protein product MTPSSFVEDLQQLEFDHVFNPYTDRCPVHDREDAPERRSVNLLSVLEAAAGRRVDALWIGRDYSYRGGRRTGLAFTDDAHLDEHALRWGLTLRRPTGDAVVRERSASVVWNVLSRIGATVFLWNVFPFHPHQPDHPFSNRSHVAVERRSGQHLLEQLIHMLEPAAIIAVGNDAEKAARRLAGPAKVVKVRHPSYGGQTEFLAGMEAYYGLR